The following are encoded together in the Vibrio zhugei genome:
- the darT gene encoding type II toxin-antitoxin system toxin DNA ADP-ribosyl transferase DarT, with amino-acid sequence MTVKVSHITHIDNLGSILAQGCLWSDSKRIELGLVNQNIGYSHIKQRRLVRPVNVAAGGTIGQYVPFNFCPRSVMLFVIYKGHPDFQGGQDRVLHLISDTDTIRLSNQHCFFTDIHADLDYAEQIDDFDRIGELDIQRIINEKYWQDFKEEKQAEFLAFESVQWITIQQIGVKTQAIADEVNALLQVAQHKPEVVVRPEWYY; translated from the coding sequence ATGACTGTTAAAGTGTCGCACATCACGCATATCGATAACCTTGGCAGCATCTTAGCGCAAGGATGTTTATGGTCTGACTCTAAGCGAATTGAGCTGGGATTAGTCAATCAGAATATTGGCTACAGTCACATTAAACAGCGGCGCCTTGTTCGCCCTGTTAATGTAGCGGCAGGTGGAACCATTGGTCAGTATGTACCTTTTAACTTTTGCCCTCGCTCTGTGATGCTGTTTGTTATCTACAAAGGGCATCCAGACTTCCAAGGTGGACAGGACAGGGTGCTACACTTAATCAGTGACACTGACACTATCCGATTGAGCAATCAACATTGTTTCTTTACTGATATTCATGCTGATTTGGATTACGCAGAACAAATAGATGACTTTGATCGTATTGGTGAACTAGATATTCAACGAATCATTAATGAGAAGTACTGGCAGGACTTTAAAGAAGAAAAGCAAGCGGAGTTTTTAGCCTTTGAATCTGTACAATGGATTACCATCCAGCAAATTGGCGTTAAAACTCAAGCTATCGCAGATGAAGTGAATGCTTTGCTCCAGGTTGCGCAGCATAAGCCAGAGGTCGTTGTTCGACCTGAATGGTATTACTAG
- the darG gene encoding type II toxin-antitoxin system antitoxin DNA ADP-ribosyl glycohydrolase DarG gives MITYQTGNILHDQADAIINTVNTVGVMGKGLALQFKKAFPENFKVYKKACDDKSLVTGQVLSVSLNSMNAPYYVINFPTKAHWKGKSKLEFIEQGLDSLKAEVKRLDLKSVAIPALGSGLGGLPWHQVDQLINKHLVDMPDVEWRVYPPQAAPKAEAMINRTKRPAMTAGRAAVLGLIERYVSTGFGYRLSLLEVQKLVYFLTAVGEPLNKVVFQKHHYGPYADVLRHVLDKMEGHFISGYADGLNKPETPIELREDAATEALDYLERHIDTKLRFDKVAKLIEGFESQNGMELLSTVHWVATQEYNDKDLSSDDVVHGVQSWNARKAKMKPAHILAAWNRLKEQGWLDNKAPTS, from the coding sequence ATGATCACTTATCAAACAGGGAATATATTGCATGATCAAGCTGATGCTATTATTAACACCGTCAATACTGTTGGAGTGATGGGTAAAGGTTTGGCATTGCAGTTTAAAAAAGCGTTCCCTGAGAACTTTAAAGTTTATAAGAAAGCCTGTGATGATAAATCTCTAGTAACAGGACAAGTATTATCGGTATCTCTTAACTCAATGAATGCACCGTACTATGTGATTAATTTTCCAACCAAAGCGCACTGGAAGGGGAAATCAAAGCTTGAATTTATTGAGCAAGGCTTGGATAGCTTGAAGGCAGAAGTCAAGCGTTTAGACCTTAAATCGGTAGCTATTCCAGCATTAGGCAGCGGTTTAGGGGGCTTACCTTGGCATCAAGTAGATCAATTGATTAATAAGCATTTGGTGGATATGCCTGATGTTGAATGGCGAGTCTATCCACCACAAGCAGCACCGAAAGCCGAAGCTATGATAAATAGGACTAAACGACCAGCTATGACAGCTGGTCGGGCCGCTGTGCTTGGTTTGATCGAGCGCTATGTGTCTACAGGGTTCGGTTATCGTTTATCTTTATTGGAAGTACAGAAGCTTGTCTACTTTCTAACAGCTGTTGGTGAGCCATTAAACAAGGTCGTCTTTCAGAAACACCATTATGGGCCTTATGCTGATGTTCTTCGTCATGTGCTTGATAAAATGGAAGGTCATTTTATATCTGGTTATGCCGACGGTTTAAATAAACCGGAGACACCGATAGAGCTCAGAGAAGATGCCGCCACAGAGGCTCTTGATTATCTTGAGCGGCATATTGATACCAAACTGCGCTTTGATAAAGTGGCTAAATTAATCGAAGGATTTGAATCTCAAAATGGTATGGAGTTGCTTTCTACCGTTCATTGGGTGGCGACCCAAGAATATAATGATAAAGACTTGAGTTCTGATGATGTAGTTCATGGTGTTCAAAGCTGGAATGCAAGAAAAGCAAAGATGAAACCTGCGCACATATTGGCAGCATGGAATAGACTAAAAGAACAAGGTTGGCTTGATAACAAAGCCCCTACTTCATGA
- a CDS encoding tyrosine-type recombinase/integrase has product MSQLTVKKVEALIRAGGDKTKRYGDGGGLYLVVPHSGYPSWMLRFTSNKKRREMTLGKVSDISLRDARLLAAEKMKQVREGFDPLIQRKRAEQEKIKTVNDLFSDWYPSLEKRLKHPNIPKRVFLKDIAPHIGDIPLEQVNARDIRTTINAITAAGKPAIANDALNYCKQLFNHGMKLDLMQGNPASAFTVRDAGGVEKSRDRALTTEELKQFFNTAKQNPMSFTRDNYLACALLVCLGVRKSELCEAKWEEFDLEKAVWELPKERSKTNVALTIPLAKPVLEWFEELKVRSLGSEYVFPSRRSSKNPHMGPDTLNRAITKLFGHEPGKKKQPPNLMGDMPHFTVHDLRRTCRTLLAQQGTPGHVAERCLNHKLKGVEGIYDRHDYFEERREALTTLAAKVHRFI; this is encoded by the coding sequence ATGTCTCAGTTAACAGTTAAGAAAGTGGAAGCATTAATTAGAGCTGGTGGGGATAAAACAAAGCGCTATGGTGATGGTGGTGGTTTGTATTTGGTTGTTCCCCATTCTGGCTATCCTAGTTGGATGTTGCGTTTCACATCGAACAAAAAGCGCCGCGAAATGACACTCGGTAAAGTTAGTGATATCTCTTTACGTGACGCCCGACTCCTCGCTGCCGAAAAAATGAAACAAGTCCGCGAAGGGTTTGATCCGCTCATACAACGAAAGCGCGCAGAGCAAGAAAAAATTAAAACCGTTAACGACTTGTTTTCAGACTGGTACCCATCCCTAGAAAAACGTTTAAAGCACCCTAACATTCCGAAACGTGTCTTCTTAAAAGATATTGCCCCTCATATCGGCGATATCCCTCTCGAGCAAGTCAACGCTCGTGATATTCGCACCACTATTAATGCCATTACTGCTGCCGGGAAACCCGCAATCGCGAATGACGCCCTTAACTATTGTAAACAACTGTTCAACCATGGAATGAAGCTCGACCTCATGCAAGGTAATCCTGCTTCTGCATTTACGGTTCGGGATGCTGGCGGTGTGGAAAAGAGCAGAGATAGAGCCTTAACTACCGAAGAGCTCAAGCAGTTTTTTAATACCGCTAAACAAAACCCGATGAGCTTTACCCGTGACAACTATTTAGCATGTGCCTTACTAGTGTGCTTAGGTGTACGTAAATCCGAGCTGTGCGAAGCCAAATGGGAAGAGTTTGATTTAGAAAAAGCAGTTTGGGAACTCCCAAAAGAACGCAGCAAAACCAATGTTGCTCTTACTATCCCTTTAGCGAAACCAGTATTAGAATGGTTTGAAGAACTGAAAGTGAGAAGCTTAGGCTCTGAGTATGTATTCCCTAGTCGCCGATCCAGTAAAAATCCACATATGGGGCCAGATACGCTTAATCGTGCGATTACCAAACTATTCGGGCATGAACCAGGTAAAAAGAAACAGCCGCCGAATCTTATGGGGGATATGCCTCACTTTACTGTTCATGATCTACGCCGTACGTGCCGCACTTTATTGGCACAACAAGGCACCCCCGGCCATGTGGCCGAAAGGTGCTTGAATCACAAGTTAAAAGGTGTTGAAGGGATTTATGACCGACATGATTATTTTGAAGAGCGGAGAGAGGCTTTAACTACGCTCGCAGCTAAAGTGCACAGATTTATTTAG
- a CDS encoding YicC/YloC family endoribonuclease, with amino-acid sequence MIYSMTAYARKEVKGDWGSAVWEIRSVNQRYLETYFRLPEQFRGLEPVLRERFRKRLARGKVECHLRFEANPAAQSALNINETLAQQVIEAANKVMHMTGEPSRVSPFQIMQWPGVMETPEQDMDAINQDLLSGFDDAMTDFIAARASEGDNMKALIEQRLTAISEEVVKVRTRMPEILEWQRDRLRAKFEEAQVELDPSRVEQEMILLAQKSDVAEELDRLDSHVKEATNVLNKGGACGRRLDFMMQEFNRESNTLASKSISTDITASGVELKVLIEQMREQIQNIE; translated from the coding sequence ATGATTTACAGCATGACAGCGTACGCACGCAAAGAAGTGAAAGGCGATTGGGGCAGCGCCGTATGGGAAATCCGTTCGGTGAACCAACGTTATTTGGAAACTTATTTCCGCCTCCCTGAGCAATTCCGCGGCCTTGAGCCTGTATTGCGTGAGCGTTTTCGTAAGCGTCTTGCTCGAGGAAAAGTCGAATGTCACTTACGCTTTGAAGCGAACCCAGCGGCACAAAGCGCATTGAACATTAATGAAACGCTCGCTCAGCAAGTGATTGAAGCGGCGAACAAAGTCATGCACATGACGGGCGAACCGAGCCGAGTCAGCCCATTTCAGATCATGCAATGGCCAGGCGTGATGGAAACGCCAGAGCAAGACATGGACGCCATTAACCAAGACTTGCTGAGCGGCTTTGATGATGCCATGACCGATTTTATCGCCGCTCGCGCCAGCGAAGGCGACAATATGAAAGCACTCATTGAACAGCGTCTAACGGCCATCAGTGAAGAAGTGGTGAAAGTTCGCACTCGCATGCCAGAAATTCTTGAATGGCAACGTGATCGCCTACGCGCTAAATTTGAAGAAGCCCAAGTCGAGCTCGATCCTTCGCGCGTTGAGCAAGAAATGATTTTACTCGCGCAAAAATCCGATGTTGCAGAAGAGTTAGACCGCCTAGACTCGCACGTAAAAGAAGCGACGAACGTTCTCAACAAAGGCGGCGCGTGCGGCCGTCGTCTTGACTTCATGATGCAAGAGTTTAACCGTGAATCCAACACACTCGCGTCGAAATCCATCAGCACCGACATCACCGCCTCTGGTGTTGAGCTCAAAGTCTTAATTGAGCAAATGAGAGAGCAGATCCAAAACATCGAATGA
- the rph gene encoding ribonuclease PH, which yields MRPNNRAADQVRSIKITRNYTAYAEGSVLVEFGNTKVLCNATVEENVPRWLKGQGKGWVTAEYGMLPRATHTRTRREAASGKQGGRTMEIQRLIARSLRAVVDREVMGEIMITVDCDVIQADGGTRTASITGASVAMADAFAQLIAQGKLKKNPMKGHVAAVSVGILGEDVLCDLEYVEDSKADTDMNVVMTEDGKMIEVQGTAEGEPFSHDELLRLLASAQKGIADIVQVQKESLMD from the coding sequence ATGCGTCCAAATAACCGCGCTGCGGACCAAGTACGTTCTATAAAAATTACACGCAACTACACCGCTTATGCAGAAGGGTCTGTATTAGTCGAGTTTGGCAATACCAAAGTATTGTGTAACGCCACAGTAGAAGAAAATGTCCCGCGTTGGTTAAAAGGCCAAGGCAAAGGTTGGGTGACCGCTGAGTACGGTATGTTACCTCGTGCCACTCACACGCGTACTCGTCGCGAAGCGGCCAGCGGCAAACAAGGCGGACGCACGATGGAAATCCAACGTTTGATTGCTCGCAGTTTACGTGCCGTCGTGGATAGAGAAGTGATGGGCGAGATCATGATTACGGTCGATTGCGATGTCATTCAGGCTGATGGTGGTACTCGTACAGCGTCAATTACGGGAGCCAGTGTCGCGATGGCCGATGCGTTTGCGCAATTGATTGCCCAAGGAAAATTGAAGAAAAACCCAATGAAGGGGCATGTGGCGGCGGTATCGGTTGGTATTCTCGGTGAAGACGTCTTATGTGATTTAGAATATGTTGAAGATTCGAAGGCCGACACCGACATGAATGTGGTCATGACAGAAGATGGCAAGATGATTGAGGTACAAGGCACCGCAGAAGGCGAACCGTTCAGTCATGATGAGTTGTTGCGATTGTTGGCCAGTGCGCAAAAAGGCATTGCCGATATTGTTCAGGTGCAAAAAGAGTCCCTGATGGATTAG
- the pyrE gene encoding orotate phosphoribosyltransferase, protein MKAYQREFIEFALEKEVLKFGEFTLKSGRTSPYFFNAGLFNTGRDLARLGRFYAAALADSGMDYDVLFGPAYKGIPIATTTAVALADHHDTDMPYCFNRKEAKDHGEGGSLVGSPLEGRIMLVDDVITAGTAIRESMQIIQQNGADLAGVLVAIDRQEKGRGELSAIQEVERDFACRVISIVSLNDLVTFLEERGDSAQHLAAVKTYRQQYGVMA, encoded by the coding sequence ATGAAAGCGTACCAGCGTGAGTTTATTGAGTTTGCCCTTGAGAAAGAAGTCCTTAAGTTTGGTGAGTTTACGTTGAAGTCGGGACGAACAAGCCCTTATTTTTTTAACGCTGGATTGTTTAATACCGGACGTGATTTAGCGCGTCTAGGGCGCTTTTATGCGGCGGCATTGGCCGATTCAGGGATGGATTATGATGTGCTATTTGGTCCGGCGTATAAAGGTATTCCGATTGCCACGACGACAGCCGTGGCTCTGGCGGACCATCATGACACCGACATGCCTTATTGTTTTAACCGTAAAGAAGCCAAAGATCACGGGGAAGGCGGCAGCCTAGTGGGTAGCCCACTAGAAGGGCGTATCATGTTAGTCGATGATGTGATTACCGCGGGAACCGCGATTCGAGAATCGATGCAGATCATTCAACAAAATGGCGCCGATTTAGCGGGGGTGCTCGTGGCCATTGATCGCCAAGAAAAAGGCCGTGGTGAGTTATCGGCGATTCAAGAAGTGGAGCGAGACTTTGCTTGTCGTGTGATTTCGATTGTCAGTTTGAATGATTTGGTGACGTTCCTAGAAGAACGTGGTGACAGCGCGCAACATTTAGCGGCGGTAAAAACCTATCGTCAACAGTATGGTGTGATGGCGTAA
- the lpxL gene encoding LpxL/LpxP family Kdo(2)-lipid IV(A) lauroyl/palmitoleoyl acyltransferase, with protein MKPHLDFEKPPFSLSLLHPKHWGIWLGFLSLAVIVNLLPYSVLLTIGRSLGKIAMHFGKGRVHTARRNLELAFPRMTSEEIDAFVLENFKNTGAGLAETGIAWFWPTWRFKRLLVTHDLQPLREYDKQGRGVLLCCVHALNLEITARAFAILGLPGYGVFRPHTNPAYNWIQYWGRSHNGNLLVDRKDLKKMIRVMREGHRLFYLPDHDYGRKKAVYVPFFAVEDACTTIGTSILAKMSRCAIVMGSGFRNQQGRYDIIADKDVTETFPLDDQVAAGALMNQHVEEVILRAPEQWMWLHRRFKHESDQSAKGARRYQ; from the coding sequence ATGAAGCCACATTTAGACTTTGAAAAACCACCGTTTTCTCTTTCTCTTTTGCACCCTAAACATTGGGGAATTTGGCTCGGTTTTCTCAGCCTTGCCGTGATCGTTAACTTACTGCCTTATTCAGTATTATTAACGATTGGCCGCAGTTTAGGCAAAATTGCCATGCATTTTGGCAAAGGCCGCGTACATACGGCACGACGTAATTTAGAGCTCGCATTTCCGAGAATGACCAGCGAAGAAATCGATGCCTTTGTGCTAGAGAATTTTAAAAACACAGGCGCGGGCTTAGCAGAAACGGGCATTGCATGGTTTTGGCCAACATGGCGGTTCAAACGCCTTCTCGTCACGCATGATCTGCAACCGCTGCGTGAGTATGACAAGCAAGGACGCGGCGTACTGCTATGCTGTGTTCACGCTTTAAACTTAGAGATCACCGCACGTGCTTTTGCGATTTTAGGGTTACCCGGCTATGGCGTTTTTCGTCCACATACGAATCCTGCTTATAACTGGATCCAGTATTGGGGACGGTCGCATAACGGCAATTTATTAGTGGATCGCAAAGATTTAAAGAAGATGATTCGTGTGATGCGCGAAGGTCATCGTTTATTTTATCTGCCTGATCACGACTACGGACGTAAGAAAGCCGTGTATGTGCCGTTTTTTGCGGTAGAAGATGCCTGTACCACGATTGGTACCAGTATTTTGGCAAAAATGAGTCGCTGTGCCATCGTGATGGGCTCTGGATTTCGTAATCAGCAAGGTCGTTACGACATTATTGCCGATAAGGACGTGACAGAGACCTTCCCTCTAGACGACCAAGTTGCGGCGGGAGCCTTAATGAATCAGCACGTTGAAGAAGTGATTTTACGTGCTCCAGAGCAGTGGATGTGGTTACATCGCCGCTTTAAACATGAATCCGATCAGTCCGCAAAAGGGGCGCGCCGTTATCAATAA
- the slmA gene encoding nucleoid occlusion factor SlmA → MAATKKSNRREEILQALAEMLESHEGASRITTAKLAKQVGVSEAALYRHFPSKARMFEGLIEFIEDSLMTRINMILEEEKDTLNRLRLVIQLLLAFSERNPGLTRILSGHALMFENERLRERINQLYERIETSLRQVIRERKIREGKAFPVDDNILAAQLLGQVEGSLNRFVRSDFKHLPTANFEQYWALLIAQIK, encoded by the coding sequence ATGGCTGCCACCAAGAAATCAAATCGTCGTGAAGAAATTTTGCAAGCGCTCGCAGAAATGCTGGAGTCTCACGAAGGCGCTTCTCGTATTACTACCGCCAAGCTCGCAAAGCAAGTTGGCGTCTCTGAAGCGGCACTGTATCGCCACTTTCCGAGCAAAGCACGGATGTTTGAAGGGCTTATCGAATTCATTGAAGATTCGTTGATGACCCGTATTAACATGATTTTGGAAGAAGAAAAAGATACGCTTAATCGACTGCGCTTGGTCATTCAGTTGCTGCTCGCTTTTTCAGAACGTAACCCTGGTTTGACAAGAATTCTCTCAGGCCATGCTTTAATGTTTGAAAATGAGCGCTTACGTGAGCGTATTAACCAGTTATATGAACGTATTGAAACGTCGCTACGCCAAGTCATTCGAGAGCGTAAAATTCGTGAAGGCAAAGCTTTCCCTGTTGATGATAATATTTTAGCCGCTCAGTTATTGGGACAAGTAGAAGGCAGTTTAAACCGTTTTGTACGATCTGATTTTAAACATCTGCCAACTGCGAACTTCGAGCAATACTGGGCTCTGTTAATAGCACAGATAAAGTAA
- the coaBC gene encoding bifunctional phosphopantothenoylcysteine decarboxylase/phosphopantothenate--cysteine ligase CoaBC, translating into MQTLAGKNILLGISGGIAAYKCAELTRRLIERGAAVRVVMTQAAEAFITPLTMQAVSGQPVSDSLFDPAAEASMGHIELAKWADLVLLAPATADLIARVSAGMGNDLLSTLVLATDAPVALAPAMNQQMYRNVATQENIATLKRRGFELWGPDAGEQACGDIGPGRMLEPMAIVHHCEQFFGPKPLHGKRVLLTAGPTREALDPVRYISNHSSGKMGFALASAAAKLGADVTLVTGPVSLHTPAGVTRLDVESARDMHEVVMTHAQHHDVFIGCAAVADYRAQHVSEQKMKKTAENDSMTITMVKNPDIVASVAALTEHRPFTVGFAAETQDVADYARSKLLKKNLDMICANDVSVAGQGFNSDDNALTVYWNDCEHALPLASKNQLAHSLMLLINKLL; encoded by the coding sequence ATGCAAACATTAGCAGGAAAGAACATTCTGCTGGGTATCAGTGGCGGTATCGCTGCGTACAAATGTGCAGAACTGACCCGTCGCTTAATTGAGCGTGGTGCAGCCGTTCGCGTTGTGATGACCCAAGCAGCTGAAGCTTTTATCACCCCTTTAACCATGCAAGCCGTATCAGGACAGCCCGTCTCTGATAGCTTATTCGATCCTGCGGCAGAAGCTTCTATGGGGCATATTGAATTGGCGAAATGGGCGGATTTGGTTTTACTTGCGCCTGCAACGGCCGATCTGATAGCCCGTGTGAGTGCCGGTATGGGCAATGACTTATTATCAACGCTGGTGCTAGCGACCGATGCTCCAGTGGCGCTCGCCCCAGCAATGAATCAACAAATGTATCGAAATGTCGCGACACAAGAGAATATCGCAACATTAAAACGACGCGGCTTTGAACTGTGGGGCCCCGATGCCGGAGAACAAGCATGTGGCGATATTGGCCCGGGTCGCATGCTCGAACCGATGGCGATTGTTCATCACTGTGAGCAATTCTTTGGTCCCAAACCTTTACATGGTAAGCGAGTGCTACTCACCGCAGGGCCAACGCGTGAAGCCTTAGATCCCGTGCGCTATATTAGTAATCATAGCTCTGGAAAAATGGGGTTTGCCTTGGCTTCTGCCGCAGCAAAGCTTGGCGCTGATGTCACTCTCGTCACCGGACCTGTTTCGCTCCATACGCCAGCAGGAGTTACCCGGTTAGATGTCGAGAGTGCACGTGATATGCATGAGGTTGTAATGACGCATGCACAGCACCATGATGTGTTCATTGGGTGTGCCGCGGTTGCCGATTACCGTGCTCAGCACGTCTCTGAGCAGAAAATGAAAAAAACGGCAGAGAACGATTCGATGACCATCACCATGGTCAAAAATCCGGACATTGTCGCCTCAGTGGCAGCGCTTACTGAGCACCGTCCTTTTACTGTCGGCTTTGCGGCGGAAACTCAAGATGTCGCAGACTATGCGCGTAGCAAATTATTGAAAAAGAATCTGGATATGATTTGTGCGAATGATGTCTCGGTGGCTGGTCAAGGCTTCAACAGTGACGATAACGCATTAACAGTTTACTGGAATGATTGTGAGCACGCCTTGCCTTTAGCAAGTAAAAACCAACTTGCGCATTCCTTAATGCTATTAATTAATAAACTGCTTTAA
- the radC gene encoding RadC family protein has product MKLKNLPIESLPREKLICRGAQALTDAELLAIFLRTGITGMNVVVLADTLLREFGSLRALFSASQQDFCQQKGLGMAKYVQLQAVLEMSQRYLAETLQRGDALTSPQQTKLYLSSRLRDRQREAFYLLFLDNQHRVIRDEVLFEGTIDAASVYPREVVKRALHHNAAAVILAHNHPSGIAEPSQADRRITVRLKDALGLVDIRVLDHFVVGDGDVVSFAERGWM; this is encoded by the coding sequence ATGAAATTAAAGAATTTACCCATCGAATCATTACCCCGTGAAAAGTTAATTTGTCGTGGCGCACAAGCACTGACGGATGCGGAGCTCCTCGCTATTTTTTTAAGAACCGGCATCACTGGCATGAACGTTGTGGTGTTGGCGGATACATTACTGCGAGAATTTGGATCGCTGCGGGCATTGTTTTCTGCCTCCCAACAGGATTTTTGCCAACAGAAAGGCTTAGGTATGGCCAAATACGTGCAATTACAAGCGGTACTCGAAATGTCGCAGCGCTACTTAGCTGAAACGCTACAGCGAGGAGATGCACTCACTAGCCCTCAACAAACCAAATTGTACCTGTCGAGTCGATTGCGCGATCGGCAGCGTGAAGCCTTTTATTTATTATTTTTAGACAATCAGCATCGGGTGATCCGTGATGAAGTGTTGTTTGAAGGCACCATTGATGCGGCGAGTGTATATCCCCGCGAGGTGGTTAAGCGTGCGTTACATCATAATGCCGCGGCCGTCATTCTTGCCCACAACCATCCATCCGGTATCGCAGAACCCAGTCAGGCGGATCGTCGTATTACCGTCCGTTTAAAGGACGCGCTTGGACTCGTGGATATAAGAGTCCTGGATCACTTTGTTGTTGGTGACGGTGATGTGGTCTCTTTTGCTGAGCGTGGATGGATGTGA
- the rpmB gene encoding 50S ribosomal protein L28, which translates to MSRVCQVTGKRPVAGNNRSHARNATKRRFLPNLQTHRFWVESEKRFVKLRLTAKGMRIIDKKGIEAVLGDIRARGENV; encoded by the coding sequence ATGTCCCGAGTATGCCAAGTAACTGGTAAGCGTCCAGTAGCGGGTAACAACCGTTCACACGCACGAAATGCTACTAAGCGTCGTTTTCTGCCGAACCTACAAACTCATCGTTTCTGGGTAGAGAGCGAAAAACGTTTTGTAAAACTACGTCTAACTGCTAAAGGTATGCGTATCATCGATAAGAAAGGTATTGAAGCCGTTCTTGGTGATATCCGTGCACGTGGCGAAAACGTTTAA
- the rpmG gene encoding 50S ribosomal protein L33, protein MAKGIREKIRLVSSAGTGHFYTTDKNKRNMPGKFEIKKFDPVVRKHVAYKEAKIK, encoded by the coding sequence ATGGCTAAAGGCATTCGTGAGAAAATCCGTCTAGTATCTTCTGCAGGTACTGGTCACTTCTACACTACTGACAAAAACAAACGCAACATGCCAGGCAAATTTGAGATCAAGAAATTTGATCCAGTTGTCCGTAAACACGTTGCTTACAAAGAAGCGAAAATCAAATAA